In Echinicola jeungdonensis, the genomic stretch CCGGGCATCGGTTTCCATAACCACATCAATAATGCTTTGGTTGGCTACAGGGACTTCCACGGGATGGAAACCCACAAAGGAAAATATCAGGACCATATCCTCAGAGGCTTGAATGCGATATTTTCCATCAATATCGGTAAAGGTTCCCTTAGTGGTGCCTTTGATCCGGATATTCACACCGGGCAAGGCACTATTATTCTCAGCGGAGAGAACCGTTCGGTGATTGATCTGTTTTGAGCTAATGTCCTAATACTGGAAAACAATATTAAAACAATGGCCATTATTAAACATTGTTTCATGGGTTATTAGAGTTGGGTGTTAAAAATTGAAAAGGACTAATGGTCTTTTATTAGATTATTCCAATAGTTTTATCAAAATAAAAAATAATGTCTTGATTTTGAAGAAAATGCAATAAAAAAATTTTTGATATTTTGATAGCAGTTTGGAGTATATCGGGAGGAAGGCATAAAAAAAGCACGGCTTAGGTCTGCCGTGCTCGAAAAAAATAATTAAGAAATTTTTAAATCGAGAAACTTTCACCGCATCCGCAGGTTCTGGAAGCATTGGGGTTGACAAATTGGAAACCTTTTCCATTTAATCCATCTGTAAATTCCAAGGTAGTACCAGCCAGGTATAGGAGGCTTTTTTTGTCCACAATGATTTTAATGCCTTTGTCTTCAAAAACCTGATCATTTTCAGCAATGTTGGCATCAAAACCCAGGTCATACATCAGACCTGAGCATCCTCCACCTTTTACCGAAACCCGGATGTTTTCCTCTTCGCTTCGGCTTTCCTGCTCTCTTAATTCATTAATACGTGCTTTAGCTTTATCTGAAACGATGATCATATTGTTGTGCTTTTTAATGCAAATTGATTTTAAGT encodes the following:
- a CDS encoding HesB/IscA family protein, with product MIIVSDKAKARINELREQESRSEEENIRVSVKGGGCSGLMYDLGFDANIAENDQVFEDKGIKIIVDKKSLLYLAGTTLEFTDGLNGKGFQFVNPNASRTCGCGESFSI